From the Leishmania mexicana MHOM/GT/2001/U1103 complete genome, chromosome 14 genome, the window GCTCGTCAACACAAGAAGCgggaggacggcgcggcggggcTCTTTGGCCATGAGCATACGTAGGCACGCATTGCCCTTGCGTGTCTTCGATTTCTCTTTGTTCATTTCTAACACGTGCTCACATGATAATAAAAGGAAGGACCGACCTGGGACGTTTAAATatgtctgtgcgcgtgtcccTGTGGGCCCGACGAAATTGTATCTtgttgtttctctctctttctacTCACAGGCGGTCCGCATCAATCTCCAGCATTATCGGCACAAGAAGGCCTTCTGCAGACAGCACATAGCAGCTGTGAGAAGCACTCTTCTCGGGTTTCAACAAACAGTGAACGGCAGCGTGATGGAATGGGTGTATGTGCGGATGCGGTATGGACGTATGGCCGTGGTGCGATCTTGAACGCCACCATATCTGCGTTACTGCGTCTCCGGCAGTCTCTCGCGCTGCCAGGGTACATCAGTGTTTCCACGATGATGTGGCGCCCACTTCACCACACATCCGTGCATGCCCCCCTGTCACCCCTTTCTCGACTGCCACATGGCCCTCTTGTTCTCTCTCGGTTGCCTACCGCGACACCATTCTCGCCTTTCCGTGACGGCCGCTGTTGATCAAAACGAAAAGAAGGAGTGGAGTGGAGCGCGAGATCGCACCAGATACACTCTCGTAAAAGCTACAGTGGTGCGCATATAACTACAGCTTCGACACCCGCGACTGCACTCTGTGGTGCCGGTGTCCGTGTTGTTACTCTGTCCCCCCTCTCGTTCACGGCCGGCGCGTGGCAGCGCTTAACGTCTCGTTTTCGctccgttctctctctctttctctccctctcgacTAATCACGCTTCCTTGCACGCCTTGATGCACGCAAGGAAGCCCGCGAAGTAGTTCAACACCTCCTCTTTCCGCTGTTGCTGGCCAGCTTGTGGGTTCCTCGGGTGGGGTGGCAGTGACACACGCTTGTATGGGAGGTGCCCCGCACGATGCAGTTCAatagcgccgccgctcgtcCCGCGGTGTCGCAGGGCCGCCACCGGTGCGCCATTGCGGTGAAGCGCAACGTACAGTACCTCTTTGTAGTGGTACCGAAGCCAAAGCCTCCGCCAAGGGTTGAGCTTGAGCCGCTCATGTTCTTCGaaaccctccctcccacgaCGCCAGCCGCACCGGATCCTCAAGAGACCGAAGCCATGTATATGCCAAAGCGGGACAGTTTGGAGGACTCCATTGCAATACCACTCGAAGTGAACGGAAGCGGCCAGTTGGGGCGCTCGCTGGCGTTCCCAGCGACGGAGTTCGCCTCTCtcgcagaggcgcagcagcagtgcggccCCTTCACGTCTTTCCATGAGTACCCGGCGCTGTTTGGGTGCCTCATAATTGACAAGGTGTACGTGCTTGTTGCCACAGGCGTCACAGCCGCGGTACCCTTGCCCTTTGCGGGTGCCATCTACAATGTGACGGGGACGGCGTGGGTGCCGTTCGAAATACCTGGAGTGGTGCCGGTGCACGTGAGCCCGACGGACCGGGTACGGCTGCGTGAGTTTCAGGAGTGCGCGTTTTGCAAAGGCTACTACTACACTGACGACGTGAACGTCATGCTACCCTTCCCGTTCACGAAGCCAGCGAACTGTGCGCCACCGGACATGGCCTGCGACTGGTCCTACCACCTCCGCGAGTCGTTCTCTGCCTgctcgctggcggcggcgtgctcTGTGTTGGTGCGCGGCTTCGCCGGAGAGCGCGTCTGCACGCTCAAGGACGGCACCGAGCTGCACCTCGTCCTCTTGGGAAGGCAAAGCAACATCAATCCTGGTCCACGGTACCTCAGTCGTGGCCTTAACGCGGCAAACGGCGCCGGCAATGACCACTACTACGAGTACATTCTCTGGAAGTACCACGGCCCCGACGCCGTCACCTTCACACGCCACTCCATCCTGCGCGGCACCATCCCGGTGCACTGGACGACGCAGATGACCATGTCACTCTCCGAACCGGCGATGAtcttcagcagcgacaagGCCGAGGTcctccgcggcagcgcgacgtACTTCTCAAACATGTTCCAGGAGCTGAAGCACTTGATGCTGCTCGACACGAACGGCCGAACCTCGGCAAATCCGCAAGTGCGATGTGTTAACCTCCTCCGCCTTAACCCGAGAAGCGGCGAGGATGTCCTGGCGCGGCACTTCCTCGATGCCGTGCGGGCATCAGATGTTGTCATCAAGCAGACGTTCCCAGGCGGCAGCCTCGACCTCGTCCACGTTGACTGGCTAAACCTCATCAAGGAGTACGGCATCGACGTTGCCACCTCTACCTTCTGGGAGGCATCAATGGGATTCCTCGGCACCGCGTCCACAGCTGAGGATTCGATGATGACGGTGGGTATGATTCACCGCACCGGCCAGGTGGATCGCCTAATCACGCAGTCGCGCTTTGTGCGTGTCAACTGCGCCGACTCGCTCGACCGAACGAACCTCGGCTGCTTCTTCACGTGCCTGCAACTCTCCATCGCCATGCTCATCACCCAACGTATTCCGTACGGTAGCTTTCAAGAGAGCCCGCCTGTGCCTCGGCTGGACGCGTCTGACGAGGTCGGTCAGGAAGGTGGGTACGCGGCGGCCTTTGCGCCGATGTCGGGCGCGAAGC encodes:
- a CDS encoding putative inositol 5'-phosphatase; its protein translation is MQFNSAAARPAVSQGRHRCAIAVKRNVQYLFVVVPKPKPPPRVELEPLMFFETLPPTTPAAPDPQETEAMYMPKRDSLEDSIAIPLEVNGSGQLGRSLAFPATEFASLAEAQQQCGPFTSFHEYPALFGCLIIDKVYVLVATGVTAAVPLPFAGAIYNVTGTAWVPFEIPGVVPVHVSPTDRVRLREFQECAFCKGYYYTDDVNVMLPFPFTKPANCAPPDMACDWSYHLRESFSACSLAAACSVLVRGFAGERVCTLKDGTELHLVLLGRQSNINPGPRYLSRGLNAANGAGNDHYYEYILWKYHGPDAVTFTRHSILRGTIPVHWTTQMTMSLSEPAMIFSSDKAEVLRGSATYFSNMFQELKHLMLLDTNGRTSANPQVRCVNLLRLNPRSGEDVLARHFLDAVRASDVVIKQTFPGGSLDLVHVDWLNLIKEYGIDVATSTFWEASMGFLGTASTAEDSMMTVGMIHRTGQVDRLITQSRFVRVNCADSLDRTNLGCFFTCLQLSIAMLITQRIPYGSFQESPPVPRLDASDEVGQEGGYAAAFAPMSGAKQTVPKPFVNTWNEARDPQCIPPVMVRALAELFVNNGDCVAMLYTNSAAMHGNILRGVCGMRLQGHNAVIATQRKFENVFEDRKKLRGIELLLGRNQGDHFPSISPVFLLRPVPYTQWACALVALGVPDNVPTSEVDLAVRRSWDTRVKPQLAALQLPPIESKALVFTVTLSAVSTMREGDEVTQSVQQSSFRGMPPEEAVEGSSPVNGTPPPRKERLAIIEFDPNLCIVVDAAGLLRQQGFLSLGNSNCVLSPYAYPVLTANDSNRMTGAVKNVGTSLKRGFTSLMRGLN